In Paenacidovorax monticola, the genomic window CTCGATCTTCTACGGCGACAAGCTGCTCGTGACGGGCAACCCCGACGTGGAGGCCGACGTGCAACTGCTTGCCAAGCTGGGGCTGAGCGGCCACCGCACCACGGAGCATGCGCAGAACGGGCATGCCCATGCGCATGAAGAAGCTTCCGATTGCTCCTGCAGTGGGAGCTGCTAAGGCCTGATGGAAGAGGGCTAGAGGCTAGAGGAGCGGGAACGCCGTGATCTGGGCAGCCCGCTTTTCAAGGCCTCCGCACCTCCAGGCCAGGGTGCGGAGGCCCGGTGCGCGGCTCATTCGGGCCGATGGCACACCGCTTCAATGTTGTTGCCTTCGGGGTCGATGACGAAGGCTCCGTAGTAGTGGGCGTGATAGTCCGGGCGGAGGCCTGGTGCGCCGTTGTCCTTGCCACCGGCGGCGATCGCGGCACGGTAGAACGCATCCACCTGTGCGCGGTTTTCGGCCCGCCACGCCAGATGGCACCCCGTGGCCGCTGGCGGCCCGCCGTAGGGAGAAGGGCCATCGATGAACCACACATCGGCCTTCTTTCCGTCTGGTTCAGAGGGGTCAGGGTAGGCAAAACCCAGGATGTTCACGCCGTAGTTGCCTTCGAAGGAGACGCTGTAGCCCAGCGGCGCCAGTGCTGCGCCGTAGAACGCCTTGGCGCGCTGGATATCGGTCACGCGGAAGGTCATGTGGTCAAGCATGGTCGGTGGCTCCTGAGATTGAATGAATCATTTACTGTATATAAAAACAGTAATCACCGCAACCATCCTTCATGGCGGGGCCTGGGCCATGGCGCCTGCCCGGCACCCTCCCTGGAAAAGAACGCCAGAGTGGCATTCTGGCCGTTCGGGCGCGGAATGCCGCTCCGGCGGATGGCGACAGGGATGCCGCCAGCCGCTCGCGCGGCCGGTGGATCGTTGGATCAGTCCTTCTTCACCGGGCAGGTGTTGATGCCCAGCAGCGGATACGCGGGGCAGAAACGGAACAGCCCCGTGGCCAGCGGCACGACGCCGAGCCACC contains:
- a CDS encoding VOC family protein — protein: MLDHMTFRVTDIQRAKAFYGAALAPLGYSVSFEGNYGVNILGFAYPDPSEPDGKKADVWFIDGPSPYGGPPAATGCHLAWRAENRAQVDAFYRAAIAAGGKDNGAPGLRPDYHAHYYGAFVIDPEGNNIEAVCHRPE
- a CDS encoding YgaP family membrane protein gives rise to the protein MQANVGTIDRALRIIAGLILIALAATGTVGWWGWLGVVPLATGLFRFCPAYPLLGINTCPVKKD